A single genomic interval of Acidimicrobiia bacterium harbors:
- a CDS encoding ferredoxin: protein MKVWIDQDLCTGDGLCEEIAPTVFTLLDDGLAYVKDGEKTLSDPGGAEGIAVVPAGQEEATIESAEECPGECIFIEVD, encoded by the coding sequence ATGAAGGTCTGGATAGATCAAGATCTCTGCACCGGAGACGGTCTTTGCGAAGAGATTGCCCCCACCGTGTTCACTCTCCTCGACGATGGTCTGGCCTACGTCAAAGACGGCGAAAAGACTCTTTCCGATCCCGGCGGGGCCGAAGGCATCGCGGTGGTACCGGCTGGCCAAGAGGAAGCCACCATCGAATCCGCCGAGGAATGCCCGGGCGAGTGCATCTTCATCGAGGTGGACTAA
- the arc gene encoding proteasome ATPase has translation MDESEQLSSGEAELAELTERARVLEEEVLSLRRRLQDAPKRVRTLEERLLETKGQLAQAVSQNEKLTYTLREARDHIAALRDEVDKLTQPPSGYGTIVGHNEDGTVDVFTGGRKVRVAIHPELGNDPLPRGSEVVLNESLNVVLARAGDMTGDVVVFKERLDERRALIVGRADEERVVELLDDLRDVKLRNGDTVLLDPRSGLVLEKLPRPEVEDLALEEVPDIAYEDIGGLDQQIEQIADAVELPFLHQDLFAEHKLPAPKGILLYGPPGCGKTLIAKAVANSLAKKVAAATGVDTAKSYFFNIKGPELLNKYVGETERQIRLVFQRAREKSEEGWPVIIFFDEMDSMFRTRGTGISSDMESTIVPQLLVEIDGVETLKNVIIIGASNREDLIDPAILRPGRLDVKIKIERPTEQAAAQIFARYLTTDLPLDADTVSGLGGGDPAKAVQAMIEATAAEMYRTDEANQFLEVTYQNGDKEVMYFKDFSSGAMIENIVRRAKKLAIKRVLSGGTRGIRVEDLMESIHQEYKEHEDLPNTTNPDDWAKISGKKGERIVYVRTIVQHTSDETPSGGRSIERVTTGQYL, from the coding sequence GTGGACGAATCCGAACAACTGAGTAGCGGTGAGGCCGAACTGGCCGAACTGACCGAACGTGCTCGAGTCCTCGAGGAAGAGGTGCTGTCCCTGCGGCGGCGTCTGCAAGATGCCCCCAAGCGGGTGCGCACCCTCGAGGAGCGTCTCTTGGAGACGAAGGGGCAACTGGCTCAAGCGGTGTCGCAGAACGAGAAACTCACCTACACGTTGCGCGAAGCGCGCGACCACATCGCCGCGCTACGCGACGAGGTGGACAAACTCACCCAGCCGCCATCGGGCTACGGCACCATCGTGGGCCACAACGAGGACGGAACCGTCGACGTGTTCACGGGGGGTCGCAAGGTACGAGTGGCGATCCATCCGGAGTTGGGCAACGACCCCTTACCGCGTGGCTCGGAGGTGGTGCTCAATGAATCGTTGAACGTGGTCCTAGCGCGCGCCGGCGATATGACCGGTGATGTGGTGGTGTTCAAGGAGCGTCTCGATGAGCGGCGCGCCCTCATCGTGGGTCGTGCCGACGAAGAGCGGGTGGTGGAACTCCTCGACGATCTACGCGACGTCAAACTTCGCAACGGCGACACGGTGCTACTGGACCCGCGCTCGGGTCTTGTGCTGGAGAAGTTGCCGCGCCCGGAGGTGGAGGATCTGGCTCTGGAAGAGGTGCCCGATATCGCCTACGAGGACATCGGAGGTCTCGATCAGCAGATCGAACAAATCGCCGACGCGGTGGAGTTGCCCTTCCTGCATCAGGATTTGTTCGCCGAGCACAAACTCCCCGCCCCCAAGGGGATTCTTCTCTACGGTCCGCCAGGGTGTGGCAAAACCCTCATCGCCAAGGCCGTGGCCAACAGCCTGGCCAAGAAGGTGGCCGCCGCCACTGGCGTGGACACCGCCAAGTCTTACTTTTTCAACATCAAGGGCCCCGAGTTGCTCAATAAGTATGTGGGGGAGACGGAGCGCCAGATTCGTCTGGTATTCCAGCGGGCCCGGGAGAAGTCTGAAGAGGGCTGGCCGGTCATCATTTTCTTCGACGAGATGGATTCCATGTTCCGCACCCGCGGCACCGGGATCAGCTCGGACATGGAAAGCACCATCGTGCCGCAGCTCCTGGTGGAGATCGACGGTGTGGAGACGCTCAAGAACGTGATCATCATCGGCGCCTCCAACCGGGAGGACCTGATTGACCCCGCCATCCTGCGACCTGGTCGCCTCGACGTGAAGATCAAGATCGAACGCCCCACCGAACAGGCCGCCGCTCAGATTTTTGCCCGTTACCTCACCACCGATCTCCCGCTCGACGCGGACACCGTCAGTGGCCTCGGGGGTGGCGATCCGGCCAAGGCGGTGCAGGCCATGATCGAGGCGACCGCGGCGGAGATGTACCGCACCGATGAGGCCAATCAGTTCCTGGAGGTCACCTACCAAAACGGCGACAAGGAGGTGATGTACTTCAAAGACTTCTCCTCGGGGGCCATGATCGAAAACATCGTCCGGCGGGCCAAGAAATTGGCCATCAAGCGGGTGCTGAGTGGTGGCACTCGCGGTATTCGGGTGGAGGATCTCATGGAGTCCATCCATCAGGAGTACAAGGAGCACGAGGATCTCCCCAACACCACCAACCCCGACGACTGGGCCAAAATCTCCGGCAAAAAGGGCGAGCGCATCGTCTACGTGCGCACCATCGTGCAACACACCAGCGACGAGACCCCGAGCGGCGGTCGGTCCATCGAGCGGGTTACCACCGGCCAATATCTCTGA
- a CDS encoding proteasome accessory factor PafA2, with amino-acid sequence MAIPKVLGVETEYGIIMRGGESNPIAASSVLINAYIQELARSGTASSAPRTGWDFEDEHPGNDARGYSIERQFPPEVETHLVNVVLTNGARYYVDHAHPELSTPECADPRSIVVFDRAAERILQRSMLAAAALLPDGQDIVVYKNNSDRKGNSYGTHENYLVDRAVPFAQIVAQVMPHFITRQIYTGAGKVGTEAPGLTSADVPYQITQRADFFEEEVGLETTLKRPIVNTRDEPHADHQKYRRLHVIVGDANLSEVATFLKVGTTAVVLCMIEDDWLSRDLLPARPVQTLRHVSYDLTLQRPFELVDGTAITALEAQWELYRRARLYAQERGLACIGGEEVGEEVLRRWEAALTGLESDLSSLVTTVDWVAKQRVLNGYRERHDLSWDDPRLAAMDLQYHDLRPEKSLAARVGLERMVSDAEVEAAVIHPPLDTRAYFRGRCLQRWPESVVAANWDSLVFDIGGDPLRRVPMMEPLRGTQAHVGSLIDSCDSAAELLQKLEQ; translated from the coding sequence GTGGCGATTCCCAAGGTGCTTGGTGTGGAGACCGAGTACGGGATCATCATGCGGGGGGGCGAGTCGAACCCGATCGCAGCTTCTTCCGTCTTGATCAACGCGTATATCCAGGAACTGGCCCGGTCGGGCACGGCGTCGTCGGCACCGCGCACCGGATGGGACTTCGAAGACGAGCACCCCGGGAACGATGCCCGGGGCTACAGCATCGAGCGGCAGTTTCCACCAGAGGTGGAGACCCACCTCGTGAATGTGGTGCTCACCAACGGTGCTCGCTATTACGTCGACCACGCCCACCCCGAGTTGTCGACCCCCGAATGTGCCGACCCCCGGTCGATCGTGGTGTTCGATCGGGCGGCCGAACGCATCTTGCAGCGGTCGATGCTGGCGGCGGCCGCCTTGCTGCCCGATGGCCAGGACATCGTGGTCTACAAGAACAACTCGGATCGTAAGGGCAACAGTTACGGCACCCATGAGAACTATCTGGTTGACCGGGCGGTGCCCTTCGCCCAGATCGTGGCTCAGGTGATGCCGCACTTCATCACCCGGCAGATCTATACCGGCGCCGGCAAGGTTGGTACCGAGGCCCCGGGTCTCACCAGCGCCGATGTGCCCTACCAGATCACGCAACGGGCCGATTTTTTCGAAGAGGAGGTTGGCCTGGAAACCACCCTCAAGCGGCCGATCGTGAACACCCGCGACGAGCCCCACGCCGATCATCAGAAGTACCGTCGCCTGCATGTGATCGTGGGGGATGCCAACCTCTCGGAGGTGGCGACCTTCCTGAAGGTGGGCACCACCGCCGTGGTGTTGTGCATGATCGAAGACGACTGGCTCTCGCGGGATCTCCTCCCCGCCCGGCCGGTCCAGACCTTGCGTCACGTGTCCTACGACTTGACCCTGCAGCGGCCGTTTGAGCTGGTGGATGGCACCGCGATCACGGCCCTGGAAGCGCAATGGGAGCTGTACCGGCGGGCCCGCCTCTATGCCCAGGAGCGGGGCCTGGCGTGCATCGGGGGCGAGGAGGTGGGCGAGGAGGTGTTGCGACGCTGGGAAGCGGCGCTCACGGGCCTCGAATCAGACCTTTCCTCGCTCGTCACCACGGTAGATTGGGTGGCGAAACAACGAGTTTTGAATGGCTATCGGGAGCGCCATGATCTCTCGTGGGACGACCCCCGCCTCGCCGCCATGGATCTCCAGTACCACGATCTGCGGCCCGAGAAGTCCCTGGCGGCCCGGGTGGGCCTCGAACGAATGGTGAGCGATGCGGAGGTTGAAGCCGCCGTGATACATCCTCCGTTGGACACTCGCGCCTACTTCCGGGGCCGGTGTCTGCAGCGCTGGCCGGAGAGCGTGGTGGCCGCCAACTGGGACTCGCTGGTGTTCGATATCGGCGGGGATCCGCTACGGCGGGTGCCAATGATGGAACCGCTGCGAGGAACTCAGGCTCATGTGGGTAGCCTCATCGATAGTTGCGATAGTGCTGCCGAATTACTCCAGAAACTTGAGCAGTAG
- a CDS encoding ubiquitin-like protein Pup produces MAEREQIKKQAPTKSDEVVEPVPATSESGEKIKGELDDLLDEIDEVLETNAEEFVKSYVQKGGE; encoded by the coding sequence ATGGCCGAACGTGAACAGATAAAAAAGCAGGCGCCGACCAAGTCCGACGAGGTCGTGGAGCCAGTCCCGGCCACGTCTGAATCCGGCGAGAAGATCAAGGGGGAGCTCGATGACCTCCTCGACGAGATCGACGAGGTGCTCGAAACCAACGCCGAGGAGTTCGTCAAGTCCTATGTGCAAAAGGGTGGGGAGTGA
- the prcB gene encoding proteasome subunit beta, with translation MTLPIFSASDDPGPSFADLLRRVRATDALPTGGHDLTITHGTTVLGVRYADGVVMAGDRRATSGNLISHKTMEKVFPADRFSGVAIAGAAGPAIEMVKLFQLQLEHYEKVEGSVLSLEGKANQLSGMVRSNLPAAMQGLAVVPLFGGFDQRRDIGRLFQYDVTGGRYEETDYVSSGSGSLHASTVVKLGFHPDLSRAATIDLVVNALYRAAEEDSATGGPDLVRGIFPVVATITAEGYQQVDDAELRSCVEAIVTGGASA, from the coding sequence ATGACGCTGCCGATCTTCTCCGCCTCGGATGATCCCGGGCCCAGTTTTGCCGATCTTCTCCGCCGCGTGCGCGCCACTGACGCCTTGCCCACTGGCGGCCACGACCTCACCATCACTCATGGCACCACGGTGCTTGGGGTGCGATACGCCGACGGCGTAGTGATGGCAGGCGACCGACGCGCCACATCGGGAAACCTCATCTCCCACAAAACGATGGAGAAGGTATTTCCCGCCGACCGCTTTAGTGGGGTGGCCATCGCGGGCGCTGCCGGGCCCGCCATCGAAATGGTGAAGCTGTTTCAACTCCAACTGGAGCACTACGAGAAGGTGGAAGGCAGTGTCCTCAGCCTGGAGGGCAAGGCGAACCAATTGAGCGGAATGGTGAGGAGCAACCTTCCTGCCGCGATGCAGGGCCTAGCGGTCGTCCCGCTGTTCGGAGGCTTCGATCAGCGCAGAGACATCGGCCGTCTGTTCCAGTACGACGTGACCGGCGGCCGCTACGAAGAGACCGACTACGTCTCCTCCGGCTCGGGCAGCCTCCACGCCAGCACCGTGGTCAAACTCGGGTTCCACCCTGATCTGTCGCGCGCCGCGACGATCGATCTAGTGGTCAACGCCTTGTATCGCGCCGCGGAAGAAGATTCGGCCACCGGCGGCCCCGACCTGGTCCGGGGCATCTTTCCGGTTGTGGCCACCATCACTGCCGAGGGGTACCAGCAGGTGGATGACGCCGAATTGCGCAGTTGTGTTGAGGCGATTGTTACGGGAGGTGCGTCGGCATGA
- the prcA gene encoding proteasome subunit alpha — translation MSMPFYVAPEQVMKDRADYARKGIARGRSAVAVLYLDGILVAAENASATLHKVSEIYDRIAFVGVGKYNEFDQLRIAGVRHADLKGFQYSREDVDARSLANAYAQMLGQIFTHEMKPMEVEILVAEVGLDPEADQVFHILYDGSVVDEDRYSVIGGDAEAIGSRLEAAFEPGLDLAGALHAAVSALAGPDRTLTAPELEVAVLARGNGRRAFRRLDDRDLAGMLTAGGSPRLG, via the coding sequence ATGAGCATGCCCTTCTACGTTGCGCCCGAGCAGGTGATGAAGGATCGGGCCGACTACGCCCGGAAGGGGATCGCCCGGGGCCGCAGCGCCGTAGCGGTGCTCTACCTCGACGGGATTTTGGTGGCGGCGGAAAATGCATCGGCCACGCTCCACAAGGTGAGCGAAATCTACGACCGCATCGCCTTCGTGGGGGTGGGGAAGTACAACGAGTTCGACCAGTTGCGGATAGCCGGCGTCCGTCACGCCGACCTCAAGGGCTTTCAATACAGCCGGGAGGATGTGGACGCCCGGAGCTTGGCGAATGCCTACGCCCAGATGTTGGGGCAGATCTTTACCCACGAGATGAAGCCGATGGAGGTGGAGATCCTGGTGGCTGAGGTGGGTCTCGATCCAGAGGCCGACCAGGTCTTCCACATCCTCTACGACGGCAGCGTGGTGGATGAGGACCGCTATAGCGTGATCGGGGGTGATGCCGAGGCCATCGGCAGCCGCCTCGAAGCGGCCTTCGAGCCGGGGCTTGATCTCGCCGGAGCGCTGCACGCCGCCGTGTCGGCGCTGGCCGGCCCGGATCGCACCCTCACGGCCCCCGAGCTCGAGGTGGCCGTTCTGGCTCGCGGGAACGGTCGTCGGGCCTTTCGTCGCCTCGACGACCGCGACCTCGCTGGGATGCTCACTGCCGGAGGTTCCCCCCGGTTAGGTTGA
- the pafA gene encoding Pup--protein ligase yields the protein MERRIFGLENEYGVTCTFRGQRRLSPDEVARYLFRRVVSWGRSSNVFLANGSRLYLDVGSHPEYATAECDAVLDLVTHDKAGERILEQLLASAEQRLEEEGIRGVIYLFKNNTDSAGNSYGCHENYLTSRRDDFGHYAEVLIPFFVSRQIYAGAGKVLQTARGAMYCISQRAEHIWEGVSSATTRSRPIINTRDEPHADAERYRRLHVIVGDSNMSEYATFLKVGATGILLRMLEDPSQVLRDLTLENPIRAIREISHDPACRRKVRLANGRELSALDIQSEYLAKALKYAETRDFTAQEKQALQMWEHCVTTIERDPMDLDRECDWVIKHKLIEGYRAKHDVALTDPKVALIDLQYHDISRSRGLFYKMQDAGMVERTCTDAAIDEAVETPPQTTRARLRGEFIRRAKERKRDYTVDWVHLKLNDQAQRTVLCKDPFRSRDERVEKLIASL from the coding sequence ATGGAGCGGCGGATCTTCGGACTGGAGAACGAATACGGGGTGACCTGCACCTTTCGGGGTCAGCGGCGCTTGAGCCCTGATGAGGTGGCCCGCTACCTGTTCCGTCGAGTGGTGTCCTGGGGCCGCAGCAGCAACGTGTTCCTGGCCAACGGGTCTCGGCTCTATCTCGATGTCGGGTCGCACCCGGAGTACGCCACTGCCGAGTGCGACGCGGTCCTGGACCTGGTGACCCATGACAAAGCGGGGGAGCGGATCCTTGAGCAGTTGCTGGCCTCGGCCGAACAACGCCTCGAGGAGGAGGGAATCCGAGGGGTGATCTACCTCTTCAAGAACAACACCGATTCAGCGGGCAACAGTTACGGCTGCCACGAGAACTACCTCACTTCCCGACGGGATGATTTCGGTCACTACGCCGAGGTGCTCATCCCCTTTTTCGTGTCTCGGCAGATCTACGCCGGGGCGGGGAAGGTGCTGCAGACCGCTCGCGGGGCGATGTACTGCATCTCCCAGCGCGCCGAGCACATCTGGGAGGGGGTGAGTTCGGCCACCACCCGCAGTAGGCCGATCATCAACACTCGGGACGAGCCTCATGCCGACGCCGAGCGGTATCGGCGCCTGCATGTCATCGTGGGCGATTCCAACATGAGCGAGTACGCCACCTTCCTGAAGGTGGGTGCTACCGGGATTCTGCTGCGGATGCTGGAGGATCCCAGCCAGGTACTACGAGACCTCACGCTCGAGAACCCCATCCGGGCCATTCGCGAAATCAGTCACGATCCCGCCTGTCGCCGCAAGGTCCGCCTCGCCAATGGTCGGGAGTTGTCGGCGCTGGACATCCAGAGCGAGTATCTCGCCAAGGCTCTCAAGTATGCCGAGACGAGAGACTTCACGGCGCAAGAGAAACAAGCTCTGCAGATGTGGGAGCACTGCGTGACCACCATCGAGCGCGATCCGATGGACCTCGACCGCGAATGTGACTGGGTGATCAAGCACAAGCTCATCGAGGGCTACCGGGCCAAGCACGACGTAGCCCTTACCGATCCGAAAGTGGCCCTGATCGACCTGCAGTATCACGACATCAGTCGTTCTCGGGGACTCTTCTACAAGATGCAGGATGCGGGCATGGTGGAGCGCACCTGTACTGACGCCGCCATCGACGAAGCAGTGGAGACGCCCCCGCAGACCACGCGGGCTCGACTCCGGGGTGAGTTCATCCGACGCGCCAAGGAGCGCAAGAGGGATTACACGGTTGATTGGGTACACCTGAAGCTCAACGATCAGGCCCAGCGCACCGTCCTGTGCAAAGACCCGTTCCGGTCGCGCGACGAGCGCGTCGAGAAGCTCATCGCGTCGCTCTAG
- a CDS encoding DUF3866 family protein, protein MPSFRTGVVTGLLSERAGLQRVETDRGRAYVLTQLTGSVAVGDSVVLNTTAVDLHLGTGGWHIVHWNLARQEFHEPGPGHIMKLRYTSLQVDAGSAEEHHPDLPHALEGMPVVVGGLHSQVPCIAVAIRAAVPDARIAYVMTDGAALPIALSDLVAALAGSGLVAATITAGHAFGGDLEAVSVPSALALARHVVGADLAIVAMGPGVVGTGTTLGTSSVEVAGILDAAAALGGRPIAALRMSDGDERERHQRVSHHSHTALDLTRSPVLVASPFPGAFAHDRHDVREVPPRDIPALLAAAGLEVTTMGRGPEADPLFFAAAGAAGTLAASLL, encoded by the coding sequence ATGCCCTCCTTCCGTACCGGGGTAGTGACGGGCCTACTGTCGGAACGGGCGGGTCTCCAGCGCGTGGAGACCGACCGCGGGCGGGCCTATGTGCTCACCCAACTCACCGGCTCGGTAGCGGTGGGCGACTCCGTCGTGCTCAACACCACCGCAGTGGACCTTCATCTCGGCACCGGGGGCTGGCACATCGTGCACTGGAATCTGGCCCGCCAGGAATTTCATGAGCCCGGCCCGGGCCACATTATGAAGTTGCGCTACACCAGCCTCCAGGTGGATGCCGGCAGCGCCGAGGAACACCATCCCGACCTCCCCCATGCCCTGGAGGGGATGCCGGTGGTGGTGGGCGGTCTGCACAGTCAGGTCCCGTGCATCGCAGTGGCAATCCGGGCCGCGGTACCCGACGCTCGGATTGCCTATGTGATGACCGACGGCGCCGCGTTGCCGATCGCCCTGTCGGATCTGGTGGCGGCGTTGGCGGGATCGGGGTTGGTGGCGGCGACCATCACGGCCGGACATGCCTTTGGCGGCGACCTGGAAGCGGTATCGGTGCCCTCGGCCCTGGCCCTGGCCCGTCATGTGGTGGGCGCCGATCTGGCCATCGTGGCGATGGGGCCGGGAGTGGTGGGCACCGGCACGACCCTGGGCACATCCTCAGTGGAGGTGGCGGGCATCTTGGATGCGGCCGCCGCCCTGGGTGGGCGCCCCATCGCCGCGCTGCGGATGTCCGATGGCGACGAACGGGAACGCCACCAGCGGGTGAGCCACCACAGCCATACCGCGCTCGATCTCACCCGGTCACCGGTGCTGGTGGCTTCGCCCTTCCCGGGGGCGTTCGCCCATGACCGCCATGATGTGCGGGAGGTTCCCCCCCGAGACATCCCGGCTCTACTCGCCGCCGCCGGCCTGGAGGTGACCACGATGGGGCGTGGTCCGGAGGCGGATCCGCTTTTCTTCGCCGCCGCGGGGGCGGCGGGAACCCTGGCCGCCTCGCTCCTTTGA
- a CDS encoding WYL domain-containing protein, with amino-acid sequence MSSRKLERLLNLTALLLDARVPVSAEKIQTDLDYPDDVVAFRRAFARDKEELREMGIPLRLEPVPASFPAVDGYRIPREEYALRDPGLTIDELAALHLAVSAVQVEGLSAIPGLLKLGGIVAGVGSDIGVRVAPLPADPNLACLFAAVAGRTPVSMRYGDQDRVIDPYRLEFLRGRWYLTGYDHLREDVRNFRLSRIEGRVVPTGGEAFAAVAPSLEQAGASWELGDEEPVVARLRIGGPPAQWALQHFGSDRVVEVAEDGSVVIDLPVNHRSAFRSFVLSFLDHAEILSPAELREDLMRWLRGIT; translated from the coding sequence GTGTCGAGCAGGAAGTTGGAACGTCTATTGAACCTGACGGCCCTGCTTCTCGACGCTCGTGTGCCGGTGTCGGCGGAGAAAATCCAGACGGATCTGGATTATCCCGACGATGTGGTGGCCTTCCGGCGGGCGTTTGCGCGCGACAAGGAGGAACTCCGGGAGATGGGGATCCCGTTGCGGCTGGAGCCGGTTCCCGCCAGCTTTCCCGCCGTCGATGGGTACCGGATTCCGCGGGAGGAATACGCCTTGCGGGATCCCGGCCTCACGATCGACGAACTCGCCGCGTTGCACCTCGCCGTATCCGCGGTGCAGGTGGAGGGGCTTTCCGCCATCCCGGGGCTCTTGAAATTGGGGGGGATCGTGGCGGGGGTGGGTTCCGACATCGGGGTACGGGTGGCTCCCTTGCCCGCCGATCCAAATCTGGCCTGCCTGTTCGCAGCGGTGGCCGGTCGTACGCCGGTGAGTATGCGCTACGGCGACCAAGACCGCGTGATCGATCCGTATCGTCTCGAGTTTCTGCGGGGGCGCTGGTATCTCACGGGCTACGACCATCTCCGTGAGGACGTGCGCAATTTCCGATTGAGTCGAATCGAGGGCAGGGTTGTCCCCACCGGTGGGGAGGCTTTTGCGGCGGTGGCGCCGTCCCTGGAGCAGGCGGGGGCGTCGTGGGAGTTAGGGGATGAGGAACCAGTCGTGGCCCGCCTACGCATCGGAGGGCCGCCGGCGCAATGGGCATTGCAACACTTCGGGTCTGATCGCGTCGTAGAGGTGGCCGAGGATGGGTCGGTGGTCATCGACCTTCCGGTCAACCACCGCAGCGCCTTTCGATCCTTTGTCTTGTCGTTCCTCGACCACGCCGAGATTTTGTCGCCGGCGGAGTTGCGCGAAGACCTGATGCGTTGGCTACGGGGCATCACATGA
- a CDS encoding WYL domain-containing protein produces the protein MSAPANSGAAQRMQRLLAMVPWIVAQDGPLTAEVCARFDVTPEQLAADLEVIWLVGLPPYTPDALIDVVQEGDRVHIRFADVFDQPQRLTPEQAVALLTAGSSVLALPGADPDGPLGRGVGKLAAVLGVHADQVLEVDLGAAEVDTLAVLRRGVSEQRQLHLDYYSFARDTRTQRNVNPYLVEAQDSSLYLLAYCHQAQADRRFRVDRIVSATLLDDTFVTPTGAGERGLFEPDATDPRVTLDLEPAAAWVIETYPMESVEMRPDGRQRVTLAVSAEAWLARLLLALGPHATVVSGAPDLVDAGRRSAAQILARYA, from the coding sequence ATGAGTGCGCCTGCGAATTCGGGGGCGGCGCAGCGAATGCAGCGGCTACTGGCCATGGTGCCCTGGATCGTGGCCCAGGATGGCCCCCTCACCGCCGAGGTGTGCGCCCGCTTCGATGTCACCCCTGAGCAACTCGCCGCCGATCTTGAGGTGATCTGGTTGGTGGGACTGCCGCCCTACACCCCCGACGCCCTGATCGATGTGGTGCAGGAAGGGGACCGCGTCCATATCCGATTCGCCGACGTATTCGACCAGCCACAACGCCTCACGCCCGAGCAGGCCGTGGCCCTGCTCACCGCTGGCTCCTCGGTGCTGGCCTTGCCCGGCGCCGATCCCGACGGTCCTCTGGGGCGGGGGGTGGGCAAGTTGGCCGCCGTACTCGGGGTGCACGCGGATCAGGTACTGGAGGTGGACCTCGGTGCAGCGGAGGTGGACACGCTTGCCGTACTCCGCCGGGGAGTGAGCGAGCAGCGGCAGTTGCATCTCGACTATTACTCTTTTGCCCGAGACACCCGCACGCAGCGCAACGTGAACCCGTATCTGGTGGAGGCCCAAGACAGCAGCCTCTATTTGCTGGCCTATTGCCACCAGGCCCAGGCCGACCGGCGCTTCCGGGTGGACCGGATCGTGTCGGCCACCCTCCTAGACGACACGTTCGTGACGCCGACGGGGGCGGGGGAGCGCGGATTGTTCGAGCCCGATGCCACCGACCCCCGTGTCACCTTGGACCTGGAGCCCGCGGCGGCGTGGGTGATCGAGACCTACCCGATGGAATCGGTGGAGATGAGACCAGACGGACGCCAGCGGGTGACCTTGGCGGTGAGCGCCGAAGCGTGGCTGGCGCGGCTGTTGCTAGCCCTGGGGCCCCACGCCACGGTAGTGAGCGGCGCTCCCGATCTCGTCGACGCCGGTAGGCGATCCGCCGCCCAGATTCTCGCCCGCTACGCTTGA
- the lepB gene encoding signal peptidase I yields MRSSVEWVAVVVGALLVALLIKTFLFQAFYIPSGSMEPTLEVGDRLVVNKVSYRLHDVSRGDVIVFEIPDYEVGADGIKDLIKRVVGLPGDTIETQDGAVYINDRKLEEPYLPEGTLTGDPAQGNNPSIPRQVVPEGHVFVLGDNRDNSADSRYPFRGPIPLEDIVGRAFVLVWPPSSVGVL; encoded by the coding sequence CTGCGCTCCAGCGTGGAATGGGTTGCGGTGGTCGTGGGTGCCTTGCTCGTGGCGTTGCTGATCAAGACCTTTCTTTTCCAGGCCTTCTACATTCCGTCCGGGTCGATGGAACCCACCCTCGAAGTGGGCGATCGCTTGGTGGTGAACAAGGTGAGTTATCGCCTGCACGACGTGTCTCGGGGAGACGTGATCGTGTTCGAGATCCCCGATTACGAGGTGGGGGCCGACGGGATCAAGGACCTGATCAAGCGGGTGGTGGGTCTCCCGGGCGACACGATCGAGACGCAGGACGGGGCCGTGTACATCAACGATCGGAAACTCGAGGAGCCCTATCTCCCCGAGGGCACCCTCACCGGAGATCCGGCCCAGGGGAACAATCCCTCGATCCCGCGCCAGGTGGTACCGGAGGGGCATGTCTTCGTGCTCGGCGACAATCGCGACAACTCAGCCGACAGTCGGTACCCGTTCCGGGGGCCGATTCCCCTTGAGGACATCGTGGGTCGAGCCTTCGTATTGGTGTGGCCCCCGTCCTCGGTCGGGGTGCTCTGA